Within Porites lutea chromosome 2, jaPorLute2.1, whole genome shotgun sequence, the genomic segment gtgctacaaggcgatctagacgtgctcgtgaaccgagcagaattccactgctatacccaagaaagcttatttgttgtctttctatACTAGCAGGCAgtatcacaggataatgaaactaaaatgtaaagcacgtcgatatttatcattgttttcttgcaattgtgtgagtcatatgaccaattatttgaatttcaaactaagtaaagatgttgagaagaatccaggacctactcaatacaacactgatcatcatgaagtaataattagaccttttatgcaaaatcacagctcgaCAATGCGgttgatctctcctatttcctctgaacctttgtcacgcaatatttacgttagcgaCATGCGAAAACtctcaactgttcaaaatgggagattccctaacattttctcttttgacattattcattacaccttgttttcatctctaaagaatatttgcaataaaaaagattttcatgtcgcatgacaaacttgttgatgaaaacgaCCCTTCCACGTGGCTTGCCAAGACAAAAGTGGCCCtggtaaaattcacgaagtgattcttgttaTTCAGGATGTACAGTGGTGCAGTGttaaagtgttttaaaatatattatacCCAATCCAATCCAATTTAGATTCTATACTGAGAATGACTATGAGGACAACATTTTCTCAAGTAGTGTGTGTCAGGAGCCAGCATCGTTTCAGTGGGAAAATGCAATAGTCATCATCTTTCTACTAACTATAGGTTTTTGCGAGAATGTCAGAGAtgtggaaacaagttatcaaaaatTTAAGAAGGTTTATCATTTTGTGATTGGAAAAGGGCTTAACCTGcttcaacaaaaacaatataACTGTGCAAAGTTTTCTTctgaaaaaaggtaaaataaagctttccggGATGTCAGTTTTTTGAGAAATAATACTATATAAGAAGTCAAATCTTGTCCTCAAAGTTGTTTTCAAATCAGGTTAAGGTCTCCAATCTATTGTAGGGGAAATGGTGTTAGTTTGTGTTTTTAGGGTAGTTGGGGAGAAGCAGTATGTATACTCCTACTGTTATCCTTAGTGAAATTTAAAATGCTTTTTATGGACTGAATTTGAGATCATAACattttattgtcttttaatTATTCATTGTAGGTAACAGAAATGGGCTTCTTCTACCCAGTACAACAACAGATCAGGTGCGAATGAAGCTGAAAATTCTATTCTGCGTAGTGTCTTGGtatcatgtttatttttttcaagagcTTGAGGCATTACCATCCCACATTTTTTAATACTGCACATTTTGCACTTCTAAACTGTGTAACTTGAGCTCTCCAAAGCTCACTTTTCCTCtagctagctggatttgtttatCTGGTCATCCTTAGTTCAATCCCCTTGGTCATGCTTTTCTTAGCCAGCAACTAGTTTGTCTTTAATCAGTTACAGTTTTTGACCATGTTATGTTTGATAAGAATTTTTGGTTAGTGCCTAGTTTTCTGTACGGTCTCAAGTGATCTGACTTGCGCACTGCAGTGCATTTCCATGAGAAGCAAAGATTcattcatttgaattttgattaaGTGCATTGccataacaagaaaaaaaattaaaacgtaTAAAGTGATTGTCAAAATGTGACTCAAACTGTTGGGTCCATTCACAACCCAAAGTAGACTGTGagcacaaaaacaaacaattatcCTCCTTAGcgaaatttcccttttaatgtggCTAAATCTAATTTAGGCTaatttaaacacaaaaaaaaaactggccagCAGTTTTCCCCCAAGGGTTGGTATGTGGGGTGGCTGGTGGTTGTTTACAGGGGCCCACGTGTTTACACCTTGGCTTAAGATGTCAGTCATTCTGCATTTGCTTCTTTTTCACTACTGGGCACCTCTCAATGATTTTACCCCTTCTCTGCCCATCCATGTTGGCATGTTAAGTATGTGGTACGTATTTTAGTTTCCACTGATTTTCAGTGTGACTGTGCGTGGTGGTTGCtgctcacagggttgtcatggaTACCCTACGTGTTCGGCTCTTCTTTGTCTTGTGGCTCTACCTTCTTCGAGCACTATTCCCATGCCCGCGTCTATTGTTGATGGGTTTAATAAAAAGTTCAGTAGCTATCGAGTATTGCACCAAATAGTTTTCATTCTGAGAGATACATGTGTATGATATTATTGTTAACAATAACATGCTATTATTTATGTGTTCTTTTTGGATGGGGAGTTACAGCAAATTTGATTGATTCACTTACATTGATTATTAAAATatctttattccttttttatgtGTCTCCCAATTTTATAGGAACTGCAACACATTCGAAATTCATTGCCTGATGCTGTGAAATTACAGAGAGTGGAAGAAAGGTTGTCTGCACTGGGGAATGTAATAGCATGTAATGATTATGTGGCCCTAACACATCCAGACCTTGACAGAGTAAGTCAatgggaatttaaaaaaattttctagTTAACTGTTGATGAATATTTTTACAATATGAGAGACAAGGTGGAAGTCACCACAATAAATCCATGTTCTTTGCGCAATGTGTTTGATGCAAAAACCAATAATATTTTTAGAGTTTCATTTCATCCATATTGAGTCTCATTTTCTGTACCAATGTCTTAGAGCAAAAAATTAAGCGTAACAACTTGCTTTGTTTTGTGATCAGTTTTGTTCTGAagatttgtttttcagttcCAAAAAATCCACAGTTTGTTCATCATACCTGGGGGACTACTCAACAACATTTTATAAGGGAGGATCTTCCCAGGGTCCAACCCCTAACCTTTAAAGTGTATGTGACACAAATTTTTCTTCGGTCATATTTTAGTTCTACAATATGTGTAAAATTATATTCAGAATTTAAACTCCTCAATAATCTGGCAAGacctattttttttgtctttgaaacaTGCAAATTTGTCTTAAAAATGTCTGCTCTTTTGCTTGGCCAAATTGACAAGTATGACGTAGAATTATTTGTAAGAACGTAGAACAATTAAGAAGATGGCGGCAAATATGAAAGATTTTCTTTGCCTTAAACTCCCCAATCATCTTCAGAATCTTTATTTACTCTACTTTACCTCTGTTACAGTCAGGTAAAGGGTTGTTTTTAGTGGAGAGTGTGCTTATAATTAGcgtatccagctagtttacaggcactccactgaAATTATTCTGAAACAAATAATGCCaatagaacataacaggattaaaaatcccaactggcaggaggcaaccagttggctatttaaaGGTGTGGCAGAGGATTTGAACCCAGGATGTCcaaccaagaacaaatccagcaggTGGCCAGAGCCAGACTCGAACCTGGGACCACCAGATTACAAGTCTGACATGCTAACCACtcagccacgctgcctcctgAACATACATTCGTATGTACTTTGGTACACTGCTTAATTCCACAGAACACAAAGCAACGACCCAAATTGGCTTTTCTTTCATCCTTTACTCGTTCCCAGTCTTTGGGGCATTTCTGTATAGGAAAAAGGAGTTTTTGAATGGTCAAAATTCAAGAAACATTTCGGGCGACATATTTTAaagttaacaattatttttattgttgattAAACTTATCTATAGcccttttttttgtacaccTTCTATTGATAAATGGTCCCCCCTTTCATGtacctacaatcatggacatatgtcttgggacacttttgcatttctggggtgTTTTCCAATTCTCACAGGCccgacccctcccctcaccccacaaacaatgtgtGACGGGTGTATTCAGAATTGTTTCCGAGTTTCaatttgtatagggtggggaaGGGAGAACtgtgcaaaattttgaaaaagatgcATTATCTTATGAGAGAACCCAGAACGACACAAAAATATGTATATTGCaatactgtcccaaggacttttgtccatgattgtagtttAGAACTTGGTATCTGTTTTAACTGCCATAAATTCACTGTCTTTTTAATATGAAGAAATCTCAAAACCAAAATGTTTTCCACCCTTCGCAAAGCCATGAAATGCATGTCATCACAGTGGACAACTCTCTTCAACAacctttttactttttattcaaGGCAGCTACTGTGAAAGGGCCTGACTGTATACACATTTTAAAAAGCACATTCCGTAGTAATCTTAGTGGCCCAAAATGCAATGTAAATGCCAGGCCTAAAACTAAACATTAAATACATGTGCATGTAATCCCATGCAACAGTCAGTTGTGGTATGACAATTTTAGATACAAATATGGCAAAGAAAACAATGGAGACAGTGAATTTAAACCTCGCTTAGTCAACAGCAAGCCTGATTAAGCTCCAGTTTCAAATGAAGTAACGGGTGTTTATCGTAAAATGGTGATATCTTGCCGGCAGCACACTGTTCTAGAAATAATGTACTGCTGTTTTAATATACAAACGAGTTCTCTTAAAGTTGATATTACTCTTCTTATCAGGAAACAGAAGAGATATTGGCAGACGTACTTAAAGTGGAAGTGTTTCGACAGACAGTTGCGAAGAATGTTTTAGTAGGGAGCTACTGTGCTCTAAGCAATCAAGGAGGCCTTGTAAGTCTTGAAGTAGTTGATAAACATGTATATTTATATGCTTTAACCttcatttatatatttttttgttttgatttaaagattttcagtttagtttatcttctattttcctttgttctggAATCTGAGACAAAGGGAGTGGTGCTTGTTTTGAGTATTACCGGTATTTTGAATGTCAAAGACATTTCTGCTactgaaatgagaaaaaaactTGCTAATCATTTCATCCATTTTTAGACCAGGATCCCATGTTTTGGTGTACGTTAGATAATATGATAAAACCAtcagtttaaaaaaagcaaaatggaCTGGTTTGTTAGCTAGGAGTCCCATGCTTTGATTCTTGAGATTATTTGATTTGAACATTTGATTTTGGGCCAGAAATGTTTCCAAGACTTTTTAGAAACAGGCTCCAGTTGAGAAACCAGTGAGAGTAGAACAGAGTGGGGATGCCTCTCGCTCAGTCAGTAAATTTAAAGTACATCGTAAACTCCTAAGTGAGACCATCTAGATGTAGTTTTATCTGTCCTATGCTAGATACCACATTGTGTTATTCCTATAGAGCACTAGTGCAATGATTTGTCATGTACTGTGAATGTataagaacatttttttatatttttccatGTACAACACTAACAAAGGTTCACCCTAAGTGATACCAAAATTAGCCTCCCACAAAGGCATTTTTAGGGGAGTCATGTTTCCACATGGGGGTGGAGGAAAAATGCCTAAATGGGAGGCTATACCAAAACAGGATTTCCTCAACTGGATCAGTCAGTGAGCATCTCCACCCCTCCCTTGTGATCTAGCCTCTAAAGTGTCCTACGTGTTTGTAGGAGTGTTATAACAGGGTTGTCTCTAAGATTTCAAATTGCTGGGTAAatactatttttcttctattacCTATGAATGTAGCCAGGAGCCATGTTCATAGCAGCCTGGGGAAATCCCTGGTCCCCGcttcttaatgacagccctgttatAATCTGTACATCTGTTCGTAAAGGAACAGGcattattaatttaaaataagttattattttcatcttttgCAGGTGCATCCTCGAACATCAGTTGAAGATCAAGATGAGTTGTCGTCACTGTTACAAGTTCCTCTTATGGTATGTACATCTGATCGGTCAACCTTCATTTGTTTTGCCCCATGTAAGAAAATCCGGATTCCCAGAGATTTTTGCTGGCAGAATCCGAAATCCTGGGCTGTGGAATCTGGATCCAGAATCCCATGAacgattggaatctggaatccaagtcccactgacaaagaatccagaaTTCAGTACCTGTATTTCCAGAATCATTAGTGTGGAATTCAGAAGCCAAGACTGTATTGGATTCCCTGACATAGGGTGCTTTGTTCATTGATGAGAAATAACCTGTGAAAGCATGGAAATAGTAGGAACGTCTGTTTTAAGCCTAAAAATATGACTCAGCTTTTCTTTTTGACCTCAGTTTCACAGATTTGCTTGCACCTCCTAAAAATTGTCAGCAATattaaacaataatattgtagCATTGTTTTACAGGCTGGAACTGTCAACAGAGGTAGTGATCTAGTGGGAGCAGGTATGGTTGTTAATGACTGGAGTGCATTTTGTGGGCTTGACACGACCAGTACTGAACTGTCTGTTATAGAAAGTGTGTTTAAATTAGGAGACGCTCAACCTTCTGCAGTAGCAACCACTATGAGAGCTTCATTGGTTGAAAGGTACAAATGTTTTCTGCTTACTTTTGTTAAAATGTCCATTCTAGCATTAAAATTacacaaaatttaaaatcaagTAGAATCCTAAATTTCAATGATTAATAAAAAACCAGTATTTTTGTGCCGCTacttaaattaataataaaataattttctcaACCCAATCCTCTGGGAGTCTGTGATCCTTTTCCTGGATATGCAAATACTTTCTGTTGCTTCAATAAATTTGTATAGTTGCTTGCCACGTAAGATGGTTTCAGTGGCAATAACCGTTAGCcttaaaacagccaaaaaaaatttagtaatTAGGCAAAAAACATGGCATTTATTAACGCTAaccatattaattttttctagcCACAATTTGTCATGTAGCGTGTCAATATTGCTTTTACGAGTTTTTGTGTCTCGTGGCTGATGCACCCTATTTTAGCCTTTTCTACTATCCTGTAATTGCTACTTATCAGTGTTTTCCGATTTTATACCATGCCATAGAAaatacagccaatcagaatacgGAAAAGCCgttgtatatttaacaattaatgaatgaggctgagtatcttatgaagaattatggagatcgaggagattgaaaataattccttttttaaaaacaaagctaaaacatgcttacctccatcgatgttaagttcaccttcgatagtgcacgtttagggttgttcagctccgaaaatattctccaaatagcagatgtcgccctttgagtcatgttcttgctgttcttgtcatGATATgagctataatttcgcctagctcttactcttgaaacgagtgaaatgtccgccattttttgttttcacaaccagaacaagtcaacctcgttcccaggtcttctcggttaacggtgcattaacctgcaagaacgctgcatttttgacgcaatttcctcgttaaacacaaaattcttccaaatttggtcttcagtaactggttatggtgaattatgcgtgtgcttttagtcAATCAGAatcggagaaatattttgaatgaataataatcgaCGGTATTACACCCAATCTCCCTATCGTGCGCTGCAATCTTATTCCTgccgtaatttttttttcaagtattgtGTGAgtcaaatttttccttttgcGTTAATTTTGAGGCCGAAAACTCAGCAGTAAATGAAAAGTTAAGCGACAAAACACAGCTGACGAATCAAGAAGTTGGTATTTTCGTTGAAGAACAAAGAAACTCAAGaacagtaaagaaaaaaatttggatGTTAGTAAGTTTGTCAAGTTCATTCAGGAGCCACCTCGCTCAAGTTTTTTCGTCtcagttttagtatttaaaacgCTGTCCAAATTTTGCAATCCTTTATGTTAATGACGTTAACTTTTTGACTTACattctttgtattttctttcatGAATTCAATCAACTAACATTTTGGGAGCGTTTTTAAATCTTCTGTTCTTTTCCTCCGTCGAAGAGTTTTATCCTCAGTGAGCTTATGAATTTTGCAAGCGTTTGACGAAagtaattgcccccgcagggatttcgccttctgggcgaaatcccgacgaggcactctagtaactcgcgcgtctattgaggaaagtacttacagttgaaatatacagtcagtatgccagaaaaaa encodes:
- the LOC140928202 gene encoding eukaryotic translation initiation factor 6, producing the protein MAVRAQFENSNEVGVFAVLTNAYCLVGIGAAQNFYSVFEGELADVIPVVHASIAGCRIIGRLCVGNRNGLLLPSTTTDQELQHIRNSLPDAVKLQRVEERLSALGNVIACNDYVALTHPDLDRETEEILADVLKVEVFRQTVAKNVLVGSYCALSNQGGLVHPRTSVEDQDELSSLLQVPLMAGTVNRGSDLVGAGMVVNDWSAFCGLDTTSTELSVIESVFKLGDAQPSAVATTMRASLVESMT